The DNA sequence TGTCACAGATGGTTTCTTCTTAGTCTTTGCTATTCCTTAATTGTGGTTGTGTTCGGGACTagtcctcttttctcctttctttgcctGGTTAGTTGTGTCCAgtcctgtaattttttttaaatatcaaccaTATATATGCTTATAGCACCAAAATTTATAGCCCTAGCCTCTGCTGTGAGCTCAAGTCATACAAAGAATGACCTAACAATTCTATTTGGCTTTTCATATTAAACATGTTcaaaacaaatatattaattttctttccccATCCAATAAACTGCCACCCACTATCCAACCATTTGCTTAGACTAAACCTGAGAGGTCATTATTGCTACCCAACCCAATCTAATCCATGAGTGTATTTCTCCACCTTTATAAACCACATCTCAGATATGTCCATATCCCCAATTTCACTGATTAGTATTTCTAATTATCTGATTAAAGCTAAAAATTCAGAATACTCCCATCTGATATGAAAACTAATCACCTACTATCTTTTAGTAACCATTCTCCTTCTAGAAACAAAAAGCCTAATAACCACCTAATGATACTTAATACTGATTAAGCAAAAAAGTCAGTTATCAAAAAAATTACTGGTTTGGaggtgtggtagagcacttgcctagcaagtgcaaggtcctgagttcaaactccaatactgccaaagggaaaaaaatacttactgaacacctgctatgTGCCATGGCACTGGGGATGTAAGTCTAAATCACTTAAATCATGAAAAGGGGACAGGTGAAAATTGAACTATAATACTACAAGCATTACGTACAGGTAAGGTTAATGCAAACTACTACTATGGAATAGATAATTATATAAAAGATGTGTACTTGAATCTCTAATTACCTGTAATAAAGAGACTGAGAATGAAAGGTATAATATAAAAGAACAGAAGATCCTGCTAAGAATACCAGTAGCCAAGCACACTGAATCTTTGAGGACCtttcctgaaaaataaagaattttataatttgttaCTTTGAATTATGCCAGAATTCAAATGTCACTAAACCTTTAATTCAATGACTGACTTTTTAGCTTAGAATGCTTTTTTAGTAAAAAATACAAGATATGTTAAGTTATACATCATCATCACAGTCACTGTTTTATGTATCTGTAGTGAATAAAACAACTCATATttaagctaattttaaaaatacagtttcttCACtgtaagaaaaacatgtttcagTGAAGCCAAGTTCCACAGACTGATGTAAGGAACCTATCCAAGGTAAACTTCAGCTCTGCAGCTCCCTTTTCTGTGCTGCCTCCAcaaaacagaatttcaaaaataCACTTCAAGCtggggcaccggtggctcatgcctgtaatcccacctactcaggaggagagattaggaggatcatggttcgaaaccaaccccgggcaaatagttcataagaccgtATCtggaagaaacccatcacaaaaggctGGTaatgtggctcaaggtgtaggccctgagctcaaatctcagtaccacaaaaaaaaaaaaaatgcacttaaGTAAATCAGAATTTATAAATAttgagtaatttatttttaatcttttaaattcaAGTTTTATTACTAGCTTAATAGAAAGTTTTACGGGTTGAGCATCCTTATCCAAAAATCAAAAATCCCAAATAGTCCAAAATCCCAAACTTCTTAAGCACTGAGAAGCCCCAAGTGGGAAATTCCACAACTGATCTTAAATCACAATCAAAACACAGATGCGTTAAAAATATTGCatgtgctggatgctggtggctcatgactaatcctagctactcaggaggcagagatcaggaggatcgcagtttgaagccagcctgggcaaatagttcaggagaccctatctcgaaaacacttagcacaaaaagggttggtggagtggctcaaggtgtaagccttgagttcaagccccagtactgcaaaagaaaagaaaaaaacaagtactgCATgacactgggcaccagtggctcatgcctgaaatcctagctattcaggaggatggaggttagaagccaaccccaggcaaatggttcacaagaccctatctcaaaaaaacccatcacaaaaaaaggttggtggagtggttcaaggtgtaggccctgagttcaagccccagtaccaccaaaaaaaaaaaaaaaaaacctgcatgaAATTACCTTTGGGCTGTGTGTATAATGTGTATATAAGACATAAATGAATTCTATGTTTAGACTTCAGTTCCATCCTCAAGATATCCTGTACACACAAATATTCCAcaatctgaaacatttctggttCCAAGCATTGCATATAAAGGATATTCAATCTGTATTAATTTAAACCatgaattaaattttttgttgCTCAATAGGTTATACTTTTACATGGATATAAGCCTTCCCTTGAAAGGGCCTTAAGGTGAAATTTTATATACACTATTTTGCCCAATGATTTACATGGCTGAGACACTTAGGTTAGAGAAAaactttttgaaattaattttctgcAACTAAGACCTACATTTTATCCAGTTATTTTAAATCTTATAGTGTATCAAAGTTTTCAAAGAAATTACTTAGCATATTCACAAAACATAAAGGCTCTTGCTAAAAAACAGATCACATAGTGTGATCTAACCCTTTTAATACTTCTATGTTTTATTAggaaacaaacatacaaagaaaataagGTGAAGCAATTCAGGATTAGGACAGGTCATTTATATAACTAAGTATGTCATGGATATTACAACATAACCTACTACTTCATATTTCTCTCAGAattatttctctgtgattttAGAGAGAAATGGTTAATAATTTTAGTTGCTTATTATACTTACTCTTAGAAAAACCTGATTTACAATGCTTTTGTTTGCATACATAAAAGTTGTTAGCAGCGCAATTCCAAGAGAAATTCCTGTTAGAAAATAAGTTCCagttaattgaaagaaaaaaaaaaacaaagctgacTATATAAGCTAAAAATAACATGaattaaaaggaaacaatttaaaaacctaACAGAAAATAAGTAACTGAAATGCATAGGTTAAAGTAGAtaactaataaagaaaattaactgAATTTAGCAATTAAGTCAGTGTTTTATTATGCCCTACCTGTTATATGCTGCATAACAAGTTTGACACCCAGAATCAAAATATAAGGAAGACTTTTTTGCAACCACTTGAAAAGATAGCGGAATTCTGAGAAGGAGCTACTTCCATGCTCTCCAGACTCCATGGCCATATCATCAAGCTGCCTTGCTTCACTGTGGGAGTGGCTCCGGAAACGACTATGTGCACATCCATGGGTACAGCTATGGACACCTGACCTTGTAATTCTGGAGCCTGGATTTTCAGCATATTCTTTAGGTATGGAGTTCATCTGGATATGAACATCTCCAGAATGAAGACAAGAACCTTCTGTTGATCTAGATGTGTGGACAcactgggagactgaggcatCCTCTCCACTTGCTATTCCTGGAGGACTGTGCAGTTGGTTACAATTGGCCTGCATGGCCCTTGAATACTTTTTCTCTGATCCAGATGTCTTTGCTTCAAGGCTCTAtctcctaaaaacaaaaaacaaaacaaaaagcagaaaatattctAAGCGAATGGTTAAATACAGCCAGTACATTGCTCAGGAGTACATTGCTTTATTCGCTAAAAGCGTGGTGGATAGTCAGAGATGAGTTTTCAGGTCATCTAACACTTCATTGCTggactccttcctcctcccttaatGCCAGGCAATGCACTGTCCTATACAAATTATCTTTCAGGGAACATTTGCTACCCAAAATTGCTAAGCTTCAAATGCCTCCACTTCTATAACGCCAGAAGGCACCAGCAAAACAGTCGTAGAGTATGGGTGCCCAGCAGATGTAGTATGAATACTAATGCTCCGCGCTGAATGCGTTCAACATTCACTCTGCGCCCAGCTGAAGTACATTCCACATCAAAGAAGCAGACGCTTCATAAGAAAGTTTTCATAGGGCTGGGAAGAAGAAAACACATTAAATCTCAATGCTTTATTAAGTATCATCACCGATAACTAATAATAAACATCTCACTTGGGTGATCTACACATTTCATTTTATGCTGAAACAGCTTCCCCAAAGCTAGTAAGGTTTTCAGTAATCAATGATGCTACCAAGAAAATATTACTTCTGTCAAAGGAACAGTTCGTAAACACTTTAAAATAGGCATATTGGGGGATTCCCCGTGTAATTGCTAGGTGATGCTTTACTCTGAACAAATGGCAGCGTGGGtgctggggggaagggaggagtgtCAGGCCGCCAGCTGGGCAGGTCCCCAGGGACACCGACTGCCGCGCCCCGGGTCTCCAGGAGGAGGCCAGAGTCGGCGGCGGCACGGTCCGCCCGGGCGTGAGCAGGGCAGTGAGTGTGGCGGCTTTCGCCGAGCCTCCGACGCCACGGGCGCTATTGCTGCCTCGACTCCCCGAAGAGCGACTCCGGACAGGGCAGCGTGTGGGTCTGTAAATACGGACAGAGCCCTCCCGCCCTCCTCCACGCGCAGGCGAGAAGACGACAGCCGCCGCCACCAACTCTTCCGGAATCTCCGGGAACACTTGTCCACCCACGTCCGAGCCTCCGCGCGGGAGGCTCAGCCGTCCTCCCCGAACCCTCGGCGCCGCCACCCTGCCTGCTCCCCCAGGCCTGACCTCTCATGACCAGCAGCGGACGGCAGCCTCAGCAGCGACCGCGAGAACAGCCGCACTCTCCGCCCGCAGCCCTTCGGCCAGAGCCATCCACCTCAGCCCCAGCACCAGCGACTCCGCGCGACCCCAACCtccccgcgcgcgcgcgcgcccgTGGCCACCCCCGCGCTGCGAAAGGGGACGTGTGCGCGGACAGTACGTCACCGTGACGCCGTGCGTACGTGCGTGGTCCGCCTCCAAGCCACAGAGCCGGGGCAGTAGACGTTAAAATGGGTTGCCTCTGGTCGCATGCCTTCGGGGACCGCGCTCGTGTTCCGGGCCCTGGTCGGGTAGCTTCGGCGGGAGCGCGGACGTCGCCGGACAGCGGGGCCGGGCGGGCGAGAGCCGCGGGCTTTCTGGGGTTGGGGTTCGCGAGCGGGACTCGACCCATTTGGGTGGCTGGGCGGTGAAGTTTGAGCTGGATTGACTTTTCCAGAATCTGAAGTCCGGAGTGCTGGAGAGTTTGCCTGAgctagaaggaaatgaaaaacccTGTCCTCTGTGCGCTGCGGGGCACTCTACTGTCCGCGCCATGACCCTGTTACCTCCAAAGTTGCTCTGAAAAAGGTCGTTAAGGGGGAAAGAGCTTTAacgaaaaggaaaaaaaaacccctttCTTATAATCCAGGACATAaggttatttttaatgtttttgagcGCATTCCATGCGTGTCCCCCACACCTGCCTTCCTATTCTGAACTGCAGGCTTCTGTCTTTCCCCTCGTGTTGATGAActcagcctcacgcttgctaggcggacgctctaccactcgagccttGCATCAGGCTCACTTGGGCCGCTCCGCCTCCCgatctctcctgatctctgcatcctgagtggccaggattacaggcgtgcactacCAGCTCTCGGCTTCCTAAGTTTTTTGACAAGTTAGATTTCTGGGTCAGTAAAGCTGAGGGACAGGGTTGGACTGTAGTGAGCTTTCCAGGGAAATTTTTTTGCATATATTCTACCAATCGAACtacattaatgtttttattttaaactttaaaatgtatGAGAAGTTaggaaatagggaaaaaaaagattcaatcTCACATTATCCAGCTACAGCCATAATGGATCGAGTATGTTTTAGTACATTTATAATTTTGGAACATTAGGTACATTTGTAAATTTAGTAGACCTAATGTTACAATTCTCATTTTTAACAGATTGGTAACACACTGAAGGCACATCTATACATACCGGAAGTTTATTAGTCCATTTCATTCAAATAACACGACTAAAAGGAAGCATTTGaagaaaggccctgagtttatatTTGACTTGGTGACAGACTGTTCTCTGGCAAATTCCCACTGGCATCTGGCATGTTgaaaatggacattttaacttTAATGCATTAATTCAAAAAGCTTTTGTTGAGGACTTATATCAAAAAATGTACTAGATACTGGAGAGATAATATAAGAGATGTGGTCCTTAGCCCACAATAAAGTAAGTGGTTAGACAGGTCTGCAAACAAATAATCACAGTGTATCAGAGTAAGCACTATAATTGGAGGTTGTTTGAGACGcaatttcttaacttctttaaGAGGTAGGACCTTTTAATTTTGTCAGGCAGGAAGCAATTAAATGCATGGCATTTGAGATAAAGGCTGAAGAACACTTCGAAATTCACCAGGACACAAACAACAACAGGGCATTGCAGAGAGAAACATTTGGAGGAAAGTCATGGTATGAAATACCATGGCCCTTTAAGGACTTAGTTTTTCACTTTTGGGAAAAGTAGGGTGCATAGGAGGGAATAGGAAAGAAGAGACCAGTAAGCAgggcaagaaaatgaaagactgTCATCCTCACCTGGTTCATTCTATAGTTCCTTCTAGTAGCCAAAGGAAAGCTATTTAGTCTTAAGCAGTAGTTTTCTGCATTTTGCAGAAAATTCGCATACTAGTAAGAGTATAGTAATGCAAGCTGAATTAGCAGACTACTGGAAGCTCAGGTAGGTGCTGGGTAGGTCTTTATCTGTGAATGGAGTTCGAGAGGAAGCTTGAGATGGAGAGGTGGTAAGGCGACAGAATGAAAAGGATTAAATATGGTAGGCTATTGAGGTGACGCACCCTAC is a window from the Castor canadensis chromosome 11, mCasCan1.hap1v2, whole genome shotgun sequence genome containing:
- the Rnft1 gene encoding E3 ubiquitin-protein ligase RNFT1 isoform X2 — protein: MQANCNQLHSPPGIASGEDASVSQCVHTSRSTEGSCLHSGDVHIQMNSIPKEYAENPGSRITRSGVHSCTHGCAHSRFRSHSHSEARQLDDMAMESGEHGSSSFSEFRYLFKWLQKSLPYILILGVKLVMQHITGISLGIALLTTFMYANKSIVNQVFLRERSSKIQCAWLLVFLAGSSVLLYYTFHSQSLYYSLIFLNPTLDRLSFWEVLWIVGITDFILKFLFMGLKCLILLVPSFIMPFKSKLLDFFGHLRAFRQVLRIFFTRPSYGVAASKRQCSDVEDICSICQAEFQKPILLICQHIFCEECITLWFNREKTCPLCRTVISDRINKWKDGATSLHLQIY